In Rubrivirga marina, the following are encoded in one genomic region:
- a CDS encoding DnaJ C-terminal domain-containing protein, translated as MPALPDHYETLGVAEDASAKEIKKAYRTLAQQYHPDRNAGDAAAEERFKEVQAAYDVLGDETKRKAYDRARRDPYGGQYEGTPFDGFGGPGAAGGRFYRTPDGTYVRVDATGAGPGFDDDAFTFGGGGGLGGIFDQFFGGAGGPGETRYRGGRDVETTVRLTFEEALQGGPREFRTPSGDTVRITVPKGARDGLKIKLAGRGEPSPGGRGAPGDLFITFRVTPDGRFERDGDDLVTTETVTAVEAMLGTSREVRTATGKTVRVRIRPGTQPGTRLRVRGQGVETAKAKGDLYVVVEVSVPTLSERAAEGLRQWAEAEGLADAAATP; from the coding sequence GTGCCCGCCCTCCCCGACCACTACGAAACGCTCGGCGTCGCCGAGGACGCCTCCGCCAAGGAGATCAAGAAGGCGTACCGTACGCTCGCCCAGCAGTACCACCCCGACCGGAACGCGGGCGACGCCGCGGCCGAGGAACGGTTCAAGGAGGTCCAGGCCGCCTACGACGTCCTCGGCGACGAGACCAAGCGGAAGGCCTACGACCGGGCCCGCCGCGACCCCTACGGCGGGCAGTACGAGGGGACGCCGTTCGACGGCTTCGGCGGGCCCGGCGCGGCCGGCGGCCGGTTCTACCGCACGCCCGACGGGACCTACGTCCGCGTCGACGCGACGGGCGCGGGGCCGGGCTTCGACGACGACGCGTTCACGTTCGGCGGGGGCGGCGGCCTCGGTGGCATCTTCGACCAGTTCTTCGGGGGCGCGGGCGGCCCCGGCGAGACCCGGTACCGCGGCGGGCGCGACGTCGAGACGACGGTCCGGCTGACGTTCGAGGAGGCGCTCCAGGGCGGACCGCGCGAGTTCCGCACGCCCTCCGGCGACACGGTCCGGATCACGGTCCCAAAGGGGGCCCGCGACGGGCTCAAGATCAAGCTGGCGGGCCGCGGCGAGCCGTCGCCCGGCGGGCGCGGTGCCCCAGGCGACCTGTTCATCACGTTCCGCGTGACCCCCGACGGCCGGTTCGAGCGGGACGGCGACGACCTCGTCACCACCGAGACCGTCACGGCGGTCGAGGCCATGCTCGGGACGTCGCGCGAGGTCCGGACGGCGACCGGCAAGACAGTCCGGGTGCGGATCCGGCCGGGCACGCAGCCCGGCACGCGGCTCCGCGTCCGGGGCCAGGGCGTCGAGACGGCCAAGGCCAAGGGCGACCTCTACGTCGTCGTCGAGGTCTCCGTCCCGACCCTCTCGGAGCGTGCCGCCGAGGGCCTCCGCCAGTGGGCCGAGGCCGAGGGGCTGGCCGACGCCGCCGCTACGCCCTGA
- a CDS encoding bacteriorhodopsin: MTFTWYWIGVASMAAGSAYFGLAAARATERRWQVLWSLYFFICLIAFALYLVMATDYGAYLAEGGHNTVWIRYVTWFLSTPLLLLALTYLGRSTSTLTGGLLGANAFMIATGFVATVLTEDTPAALHLVWWTISTGAYLAIAWAFLGRYKREAKAALPASASVFDRLVLVHLVLWTAYPVVWLLSPEGLAVFGGPVEAMLYAILDIAAKVGFGFLAANTLRTIEQNGEAGTFAPSRTATA, encoded by the coding sequence ATGACGTTTACGTGGTATTGGATCGGCGTCGCCTCGATGGCCGCCGGCTCGGCCTACTTCGGGCTCGCGGCCGCGCGCGCGACCGAGCGCCGCTGGCAGGTCCTCTGGTCGCTGTACTTCTTCATCTGCCTGATCGCGTTCGCCCTGTACCTCGTCATGGCGACCGACTACGGGGCGTACCTCGCCGAGGGCGGGCACAACACGGTCTGGATCCGGTACGTCACGTGGTTCCTGTCGACGCCGCTCCTCCTGCTGGCGCTGACGTACCTCGGCCGCTCGACGTCGACGCTGACCGGGGGACTCCTCGGGGCCAACGCGTTCATGATCGCGACGGGCTTCGTGGCGACGGTCCTGACCGAGGACACGCCGGCCGCACTCCACCTCGTCTGGTGGACCATCTCGACCGGGGCCTACCTCGCGATCGCGTGGGCCTTCCTGGGGCGGTACAAGCGGGAGGCGAAGGCGGCCCTGCCCGCCTCGGCGTCCGTGTTCGACCGGCTCGTCCTCGTCCACCTCGTGCTGTGGACGGCGTACCCCGTCGTGTGGCTCCTCTCGCCGGAAGGGCTGGCCGTCTTCGGCGGGCCCGTCGAGGCCATGCTCTACGCGATCCTCGACATCGCCGCCAAGGTCGGGTTCGGGTTCCTCGCCGCCAACACGCTCCGGACGATCGAGCAGAACGGGGAGGCCGGCACGTTCGCCCCGTCGCGGACGGCGACGGCCTAG